From one Rhodamnia argentea isolate NSW1041297 chromosome 1, ASM2092103v1, whole genome shotgun sequence genomic stretch:
- the LOC115756724 gene encoding protease Do-like 2, chloroplastic, whose translation MAIAAASCCFSSLSSAVTYRCSLPGLGRLPTPPDFPFPLNLKSEHRGASKKDPSSSSSSAKTSRDKGKTISQKKYPGRSKDERPYPFIDGDRNRGYAGRSESTAFGFGLQRKEKKGFDFTEQQSQTDSGNIQDAAFLNAVVKVYCTHTEPDYSLPWQKQRQYTSTGSAFMIGDGKLLTNAHCVEHYTQVKVKRRGDDTKYVAKVLAKGIDCDIALLSVESEGFWKGAEPLQFGRLPHLQDAVTVVGYPLGGDTISVTKGVVSRIEVTSYAHGSSDLLGIQIDAAINPGNSGGPAFNDRGECIGVAFQVYRSEEAENIGYVIPTTVVSHFLNDYERNGKYTGFPCLGVLLQKLENPALRECLKVQSNEGVLVRRVEPTSDANNVLKEGDVITSFDDVHVGCEGTVPFRSSERIAFRYLISQKFAGDVAQLGIIRAGEFMKVPVILNPRVHLVPYHIEGGQPSYLITAGLVFTPLSEPLIDEECEDSIGLKLLAKARYSLARFKGEQMVILSQVLANEVNIGYEDMSNQQVLKFNGTRIKNIRHLAHLIDSCKDKYLVFEFEDNYLAVLEREAAIAASSCILKDYGIPAERSSDLLERYVDSDTDNEKVGQDFGDSPVSSLEIGNDGILWA comes from the exons ATGGCGATTGCGGCCGCCAGCTGCTGCTTCTCCTCACTCTCCTCCGCCGTCACCTACCGCTGCTCTCTCCCCGGCCTGGGCCGTCTACCTACGCCGCCCGATTTTCCGTTTCCCCTCAACTTGAAGTCCGAGCACAGGGGAGCTTCGAAGAAAgatccctcctcctcctcttcgtctGCGAAAACGAGCAGGGACAAG GGGAAAACTATTTCTCAGAAAAAGTATCCTGGAAGATCAAAAGATGAAAGGCCTTATCCATTTATTGATGGTGATAGGAATAGAGGATATGCAGGGCGATCTGAGTCTACGGCTTTTGGTTTTGGcctgcaaagaaaagaaaagaagggttTTGATTTCACAGAACAGCAG TCACAAACCGATTCTGGGAACATCCAAGATGCAGCTTTTCTCAATGCCGTCGTTAAG GTTTATTGCACTCATACGGAACCTGATTATTCTCTTCCCTGGCAAAAGCAAAGACAATATACAAGTACTGGAAG TGCTTTTATGATTGGTGATGGAAAGCTCTTGACTAATGCACATTGTGTGGAACATTATACCCAG GTCAAAGTAAAGAGAAGAGGCGATGATACTAAATACGTGGCCAAG GTTTTGGCTAAAGGCATCGATTGTGATATAGCTTTGCTTTCTGTAGAGAGTGAGGGGTTTTGGAAAGGAGCAGAACCACTGCAATTTGGACGCTTACCACATCTCCAG GATGCTGTCACTGTTGTAGGATATCCACTTGGAGGAGATACCATTTCCGTAACAAAAGGGGTTGTATCGCGTATAGAG GTAACATCTTATGCTCATGGATCATCTGATTTGCTGGGAATACAGATTGATGCAGCAATTAATCCTG GTAATAGTGGTGGACCTGCATTCAATGATAGAGGAGAGTGCATTGGGGTAGCATTCCAG GTTTACAGATCCGAAGAGGCTGAAAATATTGGTTATGTGATTCCAACAACAGTCGTCTCTCACTTTTTGAATGACTACGAGCGAAATGGGAAATATACTG GTTTTCCTTGCCTTGGAGTCTTGCTGCAAAAGTTGGAAAATCCAGCTCTACGTGAATGCTTAAAAGTACAGTCCAACGAG GGGGTGTTGGTGCGAAGAGTGGAACCAACATCTGATGCAAACAATGTTTTAAAAGAG GGGGATGTTATTACTAGCTTCGATGATGTTCATGTTGGGTGCGAAGGAACAGTGCCATTCCGATCATCTGAGCGAATTGCTTTCCGCTACCTAATAAGTCAGAA GTTTGCTGGTGACGTAGCACAACTTGGAATTATTAGGGCAGGGGAGTTCATGAAAGTTCCAGTAATTTTGAATCCGCGAGTTCATTTG GTTCCCTATCATATCGAAGGGGGTCAGCCTTCTTACCTAATTACAGCCGGTCTGGTCTTTACCCCACTATCAGAACCACTAATAGA TGAAGAGTGTGAAGATTCTATAGGG CTAAAATTACTTGCAAAGGCTCGTTATTCTTTGGCAAGGTTCAAAGGTGAACAAATGGTCATCCTATCTCAG GTGCTGGCAAACGAAGTAAACATAGGATATGAAGACATGAGCAATCAACAG GTCTTGAAGTTCAATGGCACTCGAATAAAAAACATCCGTCACCTCGCCCACCTCATTGACT CATGTAAGGACAAGTATCtagtttttgaatttgaagACAACTATCTGGCTGTCCTGGAGAGAGAAGCCGCTATAGCAGCCTCGTCCTGCATTCTCAAAGATTATGGGATTCCAGCCGAAAGATCTTCCGATCTTTTAGAACGTTATGTGGACTCGGATACAGATAATGAAAAAGTAGGGCAAGATTTCGGCGATAGCCCAGTTTCAAGTTTGGAAATTGGGAATGACGGAATTTTGTGGGCATAG